A single window of Malus sylvestris chromosome 5, drMalSylv7.2, whole genome shotgun sequence DNA harbors:
- the LOC126623513 gene encoding uncharacterized protein LOC126623513 isoform X2, translating to MESDEEQDCFCGLYPEYGAIFMSSSATIDECFERRLFGLPSSQGQFVKQIKTGMILFLFEFERRELHGVFQACSDGEMNILPSAYNSSGRQFPAQVKVKLIWRCHSLSEPEFSGAIKDNYFSNWKFRFGLSKAQVRRLLLLFSSRKLKYQQRQRQLASRREPISVDTAGRVKEVDDGKSVLSDKAINKLVADNHNGPKMSQSPWNVSGNIGKEDGGMLASDEVGNLHEVDKKVGKIMQRVYLGPVPGEVGKLDAAFAMSERAGNEFNVDVESVSSEHPMSDQSGRGDDDLVIHDDSSCLIGDKLQIGNSESNVFGSAVPTANPAFFQSSLDRPVCPGLPVEETGSLVQDQTRSTSTVGNLMELPIASHICSASPSYRDAIVISTYDPDALSLNNPRSPSLGVNQSSNSVQYCYKQHGILSITNQSYTELKGINQSLESNPKFDVHVPIASHDLYEHSCHGDIMPFPGLAYSEELAIDSSGKHCSGEPVLNSSLSIESLSQIGSSGTETKRPTSYSLSPSNCLSFVIDRGHPVALQKKLEQEMAQKLNDEPCTANVTSSEELQFQWQCRIHPDDHSVDHHIQKSYDRDLNSYAFSEGKHSDLKNERSVFSRLASDTPGKDNSMHADNEESDNDASVDEVMAMLSASNYSWVKSKNPKRPTRRHDDQEKFRNKKKTKVDSELDSNYLELIPKKSNMASATPVEDKDDQRREEVPFVDFKRRSELQKLNGDTKARAKDEIAENDRLLGGQCKRRKLVRPSFNDNEPHDEKSMNENPSLILQASSQESSVSEDVNGKRRKLVRPKFRVNEPCDDKSMNGDTSKILQVSSQHCCTSEDSGSCEASVGSQGKLLPQVIGLSLMVCQSSHENENNQTERSSKHEREIEAESSAASAKLGDEGRKEPLHDVGSQIADLAIPKLLPQCTESPQVVREGQKELLHDVGSQIANLAILLPQYTESPQVVHQSSCENENIETERFQEYELEIKTEISRRSLKLGDGGGVEPLHDLGSPIGSLAIPYGDNNPNVQKDSDYKVPIVNKSSQDCNDISHITVQESALRLPEQNSGTENAFSEIECARVNELELLPSVELCPESGDLSSGNAIGSSSNLNSGLQRGTKEVAICVYAGVGDNHHESSNKQSEASLDTVGCLDKQEPSQDHRSSKLSEASFGTVGCFKKPESSLEFRDLNLGFGERLFILSNSFKSSDVTASKLVGERRDGLQISGSNVCKSSDIDTSEIVEDTISKDLGPSRKLDLKAADNRSDIDTSKHVGDAQDSLPISGSNVCKSISTSENVCKGIIRKRVLKRAINCSKFDTSMHVDDVKDVHPIRDSNVDKSIGTSEDVEEKKVIFPSRAIIRKRVLKIADNCSKIDTSKHVDDAKDFLPISGSNSCKSSDGATSESAEAREDVLQSNVEIGKGELKTVCSQNTSLAHDFEFDDDSKTDDTRRENKRLWSILTARLKQLKNAQQTTVTRS from the exons ATGGAGTCAGACGAGGAGCAGGATTGTTTTTGCGGGTTATATCCGGAGTATGGTGCAATTTTCATGTCAAGCAGTGCAACGATAGATGAGTGTTTTGAACGGAGACTGTTTGGCCTTCCATCTTCACAAGGCCAATTTGTAAAGCAGATTAAAACTGGAatgattttgtttctgtttgaatTCGAGAGGAGAGAACTTCATGGTGTTTTTCAAGCATGCTCTGATGGTGAAATGAATATTTTGCCTTCTGCATACAATTCATCAGGAAGGCAGTTTCCTGCTCAG GTAAAAGTGAAGCTTATTTGGCGTTGTCATTCGCTTTCAGAACCTGAATTCAGTGGCGCAATCAAAGATAACTACTTTTCAAATTGGAAGTTCCGTTTCGGTCTCTCCAAAGCTCAG GTCCGAAGACTTTTATTGTTGTTCAGCTCACGAAAGTTAAAATATCAGCAGCGGCAGAGACAATTAGCCAGTAGAAGAGAACCAATATCAGTGGACACTGCTGGTAGAGTCAAGGAAGTCGATGATGGCAAGTCTGTATTGAGTGATAAGGCAATCAACAAGCTTGTTGCCGACAATCATAATGGGCCAAAAATGAGTCAGTCACCGTGGAATGTCTCTGGGAATATTGGAAAAGAAGATGGTGGCATGTTGGCAAGTGATGAAGTGGGTAATCTTCATGAAGTAGACAAGAAGGTTGGGAAGATCATGCAGCGTGTGTATCTTGGGCCTGTTCCAGGTGAAGTTGGAAAATTGGATGCTGCTTTTGCAATGTCTGAGAGGGCAGGGAATGAATTTAATGTGGATGTTGAATCTGTGTCATCTGAGCATCCTATGTCGGATCAATCTGGACGAGGTGATGACGATCTGGTAATTCATGATGATTCCAGCTGTTTAATTGGTGATAAATTACAAATTGGCAATAGTGAAAGTAATGTTTTTGGGTCAGCTGTACCTACTGCGAACCCTGCTTTCTTTCAGTCTAGTCTTGATAGACCTGTCTGTCCTGGCTTGCCTGTTGAAGAAACGGGTTCTTTGGTTCAAGATCAAACTAGATCAACTTCGACTGTTGGCAATCTAATGGAGCTGCCAATTGCTAGCCATATTTGTTCCGCATCTCCATCTTATAGAGATGCGATTGTAATCAGCACCTATGATCCTGATGCTCTTAGTCTGAACAATCCACGCTCACCATCACTTGGGGTCAATCAGAGTTCAAATTCCGTTCAATATTGTTATAAACAACATGGCATTCTTTCCATTACAAATCAATCATATACAGAGCTAAAAGGAATCAATCAAAGCCTAGAATCCAATCCAAAGTTTGATGTTCATGTTCCAATCGCATCCCATGACCTTTACGAGCACTCATGTCACGGGGACATCATGCCTTTTCCAGGGCTGGCATATTCTGAAGAATTGGCTATAGATTCTTCTGGAAAACATTGTTCCGGGGAGCCAGTTTTGAACAGTTCTTTATCAATTGAAAGTTTATCACAAATTGGAAGTAGTGGGACGGAAACCAAGAGGCCAACATCTTATTCTCTCAGTCCTAGTAACTGTCTGTCCTTTGTGATTGATCGTGGTCATCCTGTAGCATTACAAAAGAAACTTGAGCAAGAAATGGCACAGAAATTGAACGATGAACCATGTACTGCTAATGTAACTTCATCAGAGGAGCTTCAGTTCCAGTGGCAATGTCGCATTCATCCTGATGATCACAGCGTGGACCACCATATACAGAAATCTTATGATCGTGATCTCAATTCTTATGCATTCTCTGAAGGTAAGCATTCTGATCTGAAGAATGAAAGAAGTGTATTTTCTCGCTTGGCTTCAGATACGCCTGGCAAAGATAATAGTATGCATGCTGACAACGAGGAAAGTGATAACGATGCATCAGTGGATGAAGTCATGGCAATGTTGAGTGCGAGTAACTACAGCTGGGTGAAGTCAAAAAATCCTAAGCGGCCTACTAGACGGCACGATGACCAAGAGAAGTTTAGGAATAAGAAAAAGACCAAAGTGGACTCTGAGTTGGATAGTAATTACTTGGAATTGAttccaaaaaaatcaaacatggcTTCTGCTACACCTGTTGAAGACAAAGATGATCAAAGGCGCGAAGAGGTACCATTTGTGGATTTCAAGCGACGGAGTGAACTGCAGAAACTTAATGGTGATACCAAAGCCAGAGCCAAGGATGAAATTGCAGAAAATGATAGACTGTTGGGTGGGCAGTGCAAGAGAAGGAAGTTGGTCAGGCCGAGTTTCAATGACAACGAGCCACACGATGAAAAAAGCATGAATGAAAACCCATCTCTGATTTTACAAGCATCATCACAAGAATCTTCTGTTAGCGAAGATGTTAATGGCAAGAGAAGGAAGCTGGTTAGACCAAAGTTCAGGGTGAATGAGCCATGTgatgacaaaagcatgaatggAGACACTTCTAAAATTTTACAAGTATCATCTCAACACTGTTGTACTAGTGAAGATAGTGGAAGTTGCGAGGCTTCTGTTGGAAGCCAAGGTAAGTTGTTACCACAAGTTATAGGTTTGTCGCTTATGGTGTGTCAAAGCAGTCATGAGAATGAGAATAATCAAACCGAAAGATCTTCAAAACATGAAAGAGAAATTGAAGCTGAAAGCTCCGCAGCATCAGCCAAATTAGGAGATGAAGGTCGAAAAGAGCCTCTTCATGATGTTGGCAGCCAAATTGCTGACCTTGCAATCCCTAAGTTGTTACCGCAATGTACAGAATCGCCTCAAGTGGTTCGTGAAGGTCAAAAAGAGCTTCTTCATGACGTTGGCAGCCAAATTGCTAACCTTGCAATTCTGTTACCGCAATATACAGAATCACCTCAAGTAGTTCATCAAAGCAGTTGTGAGAATGAGAATATTGAAACGGAAAGATTTCAAGAATATGAGCTGGAAATTAAAACAGAAATTTCCAGACGGTCTCTCAAACTTGGAGATGGTGGTGGAGTGGAGCCTCTTCATGATCTTGGCAGCCCAATTGGCAGCCTTGCAATCCCATATGGAGACAACAATCCTAATGTTCAGAAAGACTCGGATTATAAGGTTCCTATTGTAAACAAATCATCTCAAGATTGTAATGATATCAGTCACATCACTGTTCAGGAGTCAGCCCTGCGATTACCTGAACAGAATTCTGGAAcagaaaatgcattttctgAAATTGAATGTGCAAGAGTCAATGAACTGGAGTTGCTTCCAAGCGTTGAACTTTGTCCTGAAAGTGGTGATCTTAGTAGCGGTAATGCAATAGGCAGCTCAAGTAATCTAAACTCTGGGTTGCAAAGAGGAACCAAAGAAGTTGCTATTTGTGTATATGCTGGTGTTGGTGATAACCACCATGAATCCAGTAATAAACAATCTGAGGCATCTCTTGACACCGTGGGTTGCTTGGACAAGCAAGAACCGTCTCAAGATCACAGATCCAGTAAATTGTCTGAGGCATCTTTTGGCACTGTCGGTTGCTTCAAAAAGCCAGAATCTTCTCTAGAATTTCGGGACCTGAATTTGGGATTTGGAGAGCGACTTTTTATACTTAGTAATAGTTTCAAAAGCTCTGATGTTACTGCTTCCAAGCTTGTGGGTGAAAGGAGAGATGGTCTTCAAATCAGCGGTAGTAATGTTTGCAAAAGTTCCGACATTGATACTTCTGAGATTGTGGAGGATACGATTAGCAAGGATCTTGGTCCAAGCAGAAAACTTGATCTCAAGGCAGCCGACAACCGCTCTGATATTGATACTTCTAAGCATGTGGGCGATGCACAGGATTCTCTTCCAATCAGCGGTAGTAATGTTTGCAAAAGCATTAGTACCTCTGAGAATGTATGCAAGGGTATAATTAGAAAACGTGTACTGAAGAGAGCAATCAACTGCTCTAAATTTGATACTTCTATGCATGTGGACGATGTGAAGGATGTTCATCCAATCCGCGACAGTAATGTTGACAAAAGCATTGGTACCTCCGAGGATGTGGAAGAGAAGAAGGTTATTTTCCCAAGCAGGGCTATCATTAGAAAACGTGTACTCAAGATAGCAGACAACTGCTCTAAAATTGATACTTCTAAGCACGTGGACGATGCAAAGGATTTTCTCCCAATCAGCGGCAGTAATTCTTGCAAAAGCTCAGACGGTGCTACCTCTGAGAGTGCGGAAGCAAGGGAGGATGTTCTTCAAAGCAACGTTGAAATCGGAAAAGGTGAACTCAAGACGGTCTGCAGCCAAAATACAAGTTTAGCTCATGATTTTGAGTTTGATGATGATAGTAAAACTGATGATActagaagagaaaacaagaggCTTTGGAGTATTCTAACGGCCAGGTTGAAGCAGCTGAAGAATGCTCAACAAACAACAGTGACAAGGTCCTAG
- the LOC126623513 gene encoding uncharacterized protein LOC126623513 isoform X1: MVAMNSEFDSFLLRPPMESDEEQDCFCGLYPEYGAIFMSSSATIDECFERRLFGLPSSQGQFVKQIKTGMILFLFEFERRELHGVFQACSDGEMNILPSAYNSSGRQFPAQVKVKLIWRCHSLSEPEFSGAIKDNYFSNWKFRFGLSKAQVRRLLLLFSSRKLKYQQRQRQLASRREPISVDTAGRVKEVDDGKSVLSDKAINKLVADNHNGPKMSQSPWNVSGNIGKEDGGMLASDEVGNLHEVDKKVGKIMQRVYLGPVPGEVGKLDAAFAMSERAGNEFNVDVESVSSEHPMSDQSGRGDDDLVIHDDSSCLIGDKLQIGNSESNVFGSAVPTANPAFFQSSLDRPVCPGLPVEETGSLVQDQTRSTSTVGNLMELPIASHICSASPSYRDAIVISTYDPDALSLNNPRSPSLGVNQSSNSVQYCYKQHGILSITNQSYTELKGINQSLESNPKFDVHVPIASHDLYEHSCHGDIMPFPGLAYSEELAIDSSGKHCSGEPVLNSSLSIESLSQIGSSGTETKRPTSYSLSPSNCLSFVIDRGHPVALQKKLEQEMAQKLNDEPCTANVTSSEELQFQWQCRIHPDDHSVDHHIQKSYDRDLNSYAFSEGKHSDLKNERSVFSRLASDTPGKDNSMHADNEESDNDASVDEVMAMLSASNYSWVKSKNPKRPTRRHDDQEKFRNKKKTKVDSELDSNYLELIPKKSNMASATPVEDKDDQRREEVPFVDFKRRSELQKLNGDTKARAKDEIAENDRLLGGQCKRRKLVRPSFNDNEPHDEKSMNENPSLILQASSQESSVSEDVNGKRRKLVRPKFRVNEPCDDKSMNGDTSKILQVSSQHCCTSEDSGSCEASVGSQGKLLPQVIGLSLMVCQSSHENENNQTERSSKHEREIEAESSAASAKLGDEGRKEPLHDVGSQIADLAIPKLLPQCTESPQVVREGQKELLHDVGSQIANLAILLPQYTESPQVVHQSSCENENIETERFQEYELEIKTEISRRSLKLGDGGGVEPLHDLGSPIGSLAIPYGDNNPNVQKDSDYKVPIVNKSSQDCNDISHITVQESALRLPEQNSGTENAFSEIECARVNELELLPSVELCPESGDLSSGNAIGSSSNLNSGLQRGTKEVAICVYAGVGDNHHESSNKQSEASLDTVGCLDKQEPSQDHRSSKLSEASFGTVGCFKKPESSLEFRDLNLGFGERLFILSNSFKSSDVTASKLVGERRDGLQISGSNVCKSSDIDTSEIVEDTISKDLGPSRKLDLKAADNRSDIDTSKHVGDAQDSLPISGSNVCKSISTSENVCKGIIRKRVLKRAINCSKFDTSMHVDDVKDVHPIRDSNVDKSIGTSEDVEEKKVIFPSRAIIRKRVLKIADNCSKIDTSKHVDDAKDFLPISGSNSCKSSDGATSESAEAREDVLQSNVEIGKGELKTVCSQNTSLAHDFEFDDDSKTDDTRRENKRLWSILTARLKQLKNAQQTTVTRS; this comes from the exons ATGGTTGCTATGAATAGTGAATTTGACAGCTTTTTGTTAAGACCACCAATGGAGTCAGACGAGGAGCAGGATTGTTTTTGCGGGTTATATCCGGAGTATGGTGCAATTTTCATGTCAAGCAGTGCAACGATAGATGAGTGTTTTGAACGGAGACTGTTTGGCCTTCCATCTTCACAAGGCCAATTTGTAAAGCAGATTAAAACTGGAatgattttgtttctgtttgaatTCGAGAGGAGAGAACTTCATGGTGTTTTTCAAGCATGCTCTGATGGTGAAATGAATATTTTGCCTTCTGCATACAATTCATCAGGAAGGCAGTTTCCTGCTCAG GTAAAAGTGAAGCTTATTTGGCGTTGTCATTCGCTTTCAGAACCTGAATTCAGTGGCGCAATCAAAGATAACTACTTTTCAAATTGGAAGTTCCGTTTCGGTCTCTCCAAAGCTCAG GTCCGAAGACTTTTATTGTTGTTCAGCTCACGAAAGTTAAAATATCAGCAGCGGCAGAGACAATTAGCCAGTAGAAGAGAACCAATATCAGTGGACACTGCTGGTAGAGTCAAGGAAGTCGATGATGGCAAGTCTGTATTGAGTGATAAGGCAATCAACAAGCTTGTTGCCGACAATCATAATGGGCCAAAAATGAGTCAGTCACCGTGGAATGTCTCTGGGAATATTGGAAAAGAAGATGGTGGCATGTTGGCAAGTGATGAAGTGGGTAATCTTCATGAAGTAGACAAGAAGGTTGGGAAGATCATGCAGCGTGTGTATCTTGGGCCTGTTCCAGGTGAAGTTGGAAAATTGGATGCTGCTTTTGCAATGTCTGAGAGGGCAGGGAATGAATTTAATGTGGATGTTGAATCTGTGTCATCTGAGCATCCTATGTCGGATCAATCTGGACGAGGTGATGACGATCTGGTAATTCATGATGATTCCAGCTGTTTAATTGGTGATAAATTACAAATTGGCAATAGTGAAAGTAATGTTTTTGGGTCAGCTGTACCTACTGCGAACCCTGCTTTCTTTCAGTCTAGTCTTGATAGACCTGTCTGTCCTGGCTTGCCTGTTGAAGAAACGGGTTCTTTGGTTCAAGATCAAACTAGATCAACTTCGACTGTTGGCAATCTAATGGAGCTGCCAATTGCTAGCCATATTTGTTCCGCATCTCCATCTTATAGAGATGCGATTGTAATCAGCACCTATGATCCTGATGCTCTTAGTCTGAACAATCCACGCTCACCATCACTTGGGGTCAATCAGAGTTCAAATTCCGTTCAATATTGTTATAAACAACATGGCATTCTTTCCATTACAAATCAATCATATACAGAGCTAAAAGGAATCAATCAAAGCCTAGAATCCAATCCAAAGTTTGATGTTCATGTTCCAATCGCATCCCATGACCTTTACGAGCACTCATGTCACGGGGACATCATGCCTTTTCCAGGGCTGGCATATTCTGAAGAATTGGCTATAGATTCTTCTGGAAAACATTGTTCCGGGGAGCCAGTTTTGAACAGTTCTTTATCAATTGAAAGTTTATCACAAATTGGAAGTAGTGGGACGGAAACCAAGAGGCCAACATCTTATTCTCTCAGTCCTAGTAACTGTCTGTCCTTTGTGATTGATCGTGGTCATCCTGTAGCATTACAAAAGAAACTTGAGCAAGAAATGGCACAGAAATTGAACGATGAACCATGTACTGCTAATGTAACTTCATCAGAGGAGCTTCAGTTCCAGTGGCAATGTCGCATTCATCCTGATGATCACAGCGTGGACCACCATATACAGAAATCTTATGATCGTGATCTCAATTCTTATGCATTCTCTGAAGGTAAGCATTCTGATCTGAAGAATGAAAGAAGTGTATTTTCTCGCTTGGCTTCAGATACGCCTGGCAAAGATAATAGTATGCATGCTGACAACGAGGAAAGTGATAACGATGCATCAGTGGATGAAGTCATGGCAATGTTGAGTGCGAGTAACTACAGCTGGGTGAAGTCAAAAAATCCTAAGCGGCCTACTAGACGGCACGATGACCAAGAGAAGTTTAGGAATAAGAAAAAGACCAAAGTGGACTCTGAGTTGGATAGTAATTACTTGGAATTGAttccaaaaaaatcaaacatggcTTCTGCTACACCTGTTGAAGACAAAGATGATCAAAGGCGCGAAGAGGTACCATTTGTGGATTTCAAGCGACGGAGTGAACTGCAGAAACTTAATGGTGATACCAAAGCCAGAGCCAAGGATGAAATTGCAGAAAATGATAGACTGTTGGGTGGGCAGTGCAAGAGAAGGAAGTTGGTCAGGCCGAGTTTCAATGACAACGAGCCACACGATGAAAAAAGCATGAATGAAAACCCATCTCTGATTTTACAAGCATCATCACAAGAATCTTCTGTTAGCGAAGATGTTAATGGCAAGAGAAGGAAGCTGGTTAGACCAAAGTTCAGGGTGAATGAGCCATGTgatgacaaaagcatgaatggAGACACTTCTAAAATTTTACAAGTATCATCTCAACACTGTTGTACTAGTGAAGATAGTGGAAGTTGCGAGGCTTCTGTTGGAAGCCAAGGTAAGTTGTTACCACAAGTTATAGGTTTGTCGCTTATGGTGTGTCAAAGCAGTCATGAGAATGAGAATAATCAAACCGAAAGATCTTCAAAACATGAAAGAGAAATTGAAGCTGAAAGCTCCGCAGCATCAGCCAAATTAGGAGATGAAGGTCGAAAAGAGCCTCTTCATGATGTTGGCAGCCAAATTGCTGACCTTGCAATCCCTAAGTTGTTACCGCAATGTACAGAATCGCCTCAAGTGGTTCGTGAAGGTCAAAAAGAGCTTCTTCATGACGTTGGCAGCCAAATTGCTAACCTTGCAATTCTGTTACCGCAATATACAGAATCACCTCAAGTAGTTCATCAAAGCAGTTGTGAGAATGAGAATATTGAAACGGAAAGATTTCAAGAATATGAGCTGGAAATTAAAACAGAAATTTCCAGACGGTCTCTCAAACTTGGAGATGGTGGTGGAGTGGAGCCTCTTCATGATCTTGGCAGCCCAATTGGCAGCCTTGCAATCCCATATGGAGACAACAATCCTAATGTTCAGAAAGACTCGGATTATAAGGTTCCTATTGTAAACAAATCATCTCAAGATTGTAATGATATCAGTCACATCACTGTTCAGGAGTCAGCCCTGCGATTACCTGAACAGAATTCTGGAAcagaaaatgcattttctgAAATTGAATGTGCAAGAGTCAATGAACTGGAGTTGCTTCCAAGCGTTGAACTTTGTCCTGAAAGTGGTGATCTTAGTAGCGGTAATGCAATAGGCAGCTCAAGTAATCTAAACTCTGGGTTGCAAAGAGGAACCAAAGAAGTTGCTATTTGTGTATATGCTGGTGTTGGTGATAACCACCATGAATCCAGTAATAAACAATCTGAGGCATCTCTTGACACCGTGGGTTGCTTGGACAAGCAAGAACCGTCTCAAGATCACAGATCCAGTAAATTGTCTGAGGCATCTTTTGGCACTGTCGGTTGCTTCAAAAAGCCAGAATCTTCTCTAGAATTTCGGGACCTGAATTTGGGATTTGGAGAGCGACTTTTTATACTTAGTAATAGTTTCAAAAGCTCTGATGTTACTGCTTCCAAGCTTGTGGGTGAAAGGAGAGATGGTCTTCAAATCAGCGGTAGTAATGTTTGCAAAAGTTCCGACATTGATACTTCTGAGATTGTGGAGGATACGATTAGCAAGGATCTTGGTCCAAGCAGAAAACTTGATCTCAAGGCAGCCGACAACCGCTCTGATATTGATACTTCTAAGCATGTGGGCGATGCACAGGATTCTCTTCCAATCAGCGGTAGTAATGTTTGCAAAAGCATTAGTACCTCTGAGAATGTATGCAAGGGTATAATTAGAAAACGTGTACTGAAGAGAGCAATCAACTGCTCTAAATTTGATACTTCTATGCATGTGGACGATGTGAAGGATGTTCATCCAATCCGCGACAGTAATGTTGACAAAAGCATTGGTACCTCCGAGGATGTGGAAGAGAAGAAGGTTATTTTCCCAAGCAGGGCTATCATTAGAAAACGTGTACTCAAGATAGCAGACAACTGCTCTAAAATTGATACTTCTAAGCACGTGGACGATGCAAAGGATTTTCTCCCAATCAGCGGCAGTAATTCTTGCAAAAGCTCAGACGGTGCTACCTCTGAGAGTGCGGAAGCAAGGGAGGATGTTCTTCAAAGCAACGTTGAAATCGGAAAAGGTGAACTCAAGACGGTCTGCAGCCAAAATACAAGTTTAGCTCATGATTTTGAGTTTGATGATGATAGTAAAACTGATGATActagaagagaaaacaagaggCTTTGGAGTATTCTAACGGCCAGGTTGAAGCAGCTGAAGAATGCTCAACAAACAACAGTGACAAGGTCCTAG